tatgtatatatatatatatatatatatatatttatacatacatacatgcatgcattatatatactctatatacagtatatatttatatatagtgtatatatacttacatacatacatacatacatacattatatatatatatatatatatatagatatgtatatatatatatatatatgtatatatatatacatatactgtatatatatatatatatatatactgtatatatatatatatacatatatatatatatatatatatactgtatatatatatatatatactgtatatatatatatatatatatacatacatacatacatacatttatgtatatttatatatataaatatatatatatatatatatatatacatatacataaatgtatgcatgtatatatatatatatatatatacagtatatatatatatatatatatatatttatacatacatacatacatgcattatatatactgtatatacagtatatatttatatatagtatatatatacttacatacatacatacatacatacatacataatatatatatatatatatatatatatagatatgtatatatatgtataaatatatatatacatatactgtatatatatatatatatatatatatatttatatatatataggaatgtattGCATTCACTGTTAAAATTGTCCTCACATGCACTGTACATCTGAAAATCCTCtttcacacataaacacatacacacgcattacgcacatataagtatatatatatatatatatatatataattatttgaaaaacGTGCGTATATGCAAATATGAGTGCGTgcgtatataatcataaatatcaaGAAAACCACTCTTGTGCTAAAATAGTCAATTTCACATCCAACAACATGGAATATACACTCTACCTCCTATCTAAACCACAAAAGTAGTCGAAGCTAAGCCCGCACCAAACGGTTTGGTTTACCTGAAGTATTTCAACAAATTGCCAGAAACTGTCTTTTACACGACAGCCTGATCCAATCTAAGCTTAGCGCTCGACAAGTAATCTCTTTACGAAATCACATAATGGGGTTTTAGCATTTCTGTCTGTGGAGTTCTTTGATACTGGTGTTCAATTTGAATTTAAAGTCTGTTAGCAGATTACACACAAGAAGAGTCAAAGAAAAATACACCTAGGAACACATATATTACGATATTTTCTTAATTTAGAAGAGATGACGTCACAGGAGTACAGGTTTTCAGTTACGCAGAACTCGAAACAcacgcagacatacacacacacacacacatatatatatatatatatatacatatatatatatatacaaatatatatatatatatatatacaatatatatatgtacatatatatgcatacaaacacacacacacacacactatataatatacatatatatatatatattaatatatatatatatatatattaatatatatatatgtatatatatatatatatgtacagtatatacaaatatatatatatatatatatatacataaatatactgtatatatatatatatatatatatgtatatatacacatatatatacacacatgtatatctatatatatatatatttatatatatatatatatatatagatatatatatatatatatatatgtatatatacacatatatacacacatgtatatctatatatatatatatttatatatatatatatatatatagatatatatatatataaatatatatatatatatatatacatatatgaatatatatatatatatatatataaatatatatatataaataaatatgaatatatatatatatatatatatataaatatatatatatatatatatataaataaatctatatatatatacatatatataaatgtatatatatataaatatatatatatatatatatgtatatatatatatatgtatatatataaatatataaatatatatgtatatataaacatatgaatatatatatatatatatatatataaatacatatatatttatatatatataaatatatatatatatatatatataaatatatatatatacacacactctctctctctctctctctctctctctctctctctctatatatatatatatatatatatttgtatatatatatatatatatatacccaatcacacacacacatacacacacacctatatatatatatatatatatatacacttgtatatatatgtatatatatgtagatatataaatacatgtgtgtgcgcgtatgtatacTGTAGTTCAGAAATAACCCAACAAAACTGCAACAATAGAAATTTTACTAACAATATAATCGTCAGGAtacaataccaaataataataataataatactaataataataataatattattattattattattattattattattattatcttacagtTATTTTCTGCCATCTATTATAGCTGGGTAAAGACCTTGAATTTGCAAGAATCGAATACCAACActtaaccatgagagagagagagagagagagagagagagagagagagagcttaatgtcACTTAACCAGCCTTAGAGACATAATTTTCATGGCATTTATAATTATACTGACAAAGCTCATATATGTGTGCGCTAATATATTTTGTACACAAGTCATACACATTcctgaataaagaaaattaattcgtccatttttttcttcttttgtgaacAAAAGAATTATCTTTTTCCAAAATAAAATTCACGCCACTCTAAAAATCTGACAACAAAcgatcattgataaaaaaaaaaagtctatacttATTCATCTTAATCTTGACATAATGACGTCATTGACATGTCTTCCtgtcttccttttatttttatctggCAGCTGTCTCAGGCTCTCTTCACGACTGTCGGCATCATGGCTGTCATTTCTTGCCCCGTGCCCTCGTCGAATTCGACGGGAGTCGATGATGTCGAATCAGCTGCGAACCTATTCGAAGCGGAAGAAGAAGCGTCCAGAGTCGAAAAGAGATCAGTCGGGGCGGCGTGTGGAAGCGTAAAGAACGAGACACTAAACGAGACATCGGTAATCGAGTGTCCTTGGTTCCCGAGACCGGAGCTGGAGAGCTTAGGGCTTACGGAGGAATATTCATGTAAGCACTGATTATCACTTTATTCGAGGTTTGCGTTTGCCTTTTACAAAATTCATGGCCTAGGCTTAAAATGATAGTTGTAGTCTTTGTAAAAGCTGGTTGACACctgattttcattcattttatatttttgacTTACTTTTGCCTTTTACAAAATGCATGGCCAGCCTTAAAATGATAGCTCCAGTCTATATAAAAAAGAGTGACTCCCAAATAAGTGTCTTCTATTGGCAGTCACATTACTATATAAAGTCACTTTATCTTCCTAATAACTGTATATCAACAACAATTCGCAGCTGATATCAATTACCGCCATTGAAATTATTCTAGATTTATTTCTTTAGCAAAAATATTTTTACTCAACCTCTTCTTTGCCTTATTAGTCAGGCTGATCGTTCGAATCTACTCTATTGTTAGCTACATTACCCATATATTGCCAATTTATCTTCACACAACAGTATGTCGACTTGAATTCACAGTTGATATTAATTACCCTATCGAAATTATTCAAGACTTATTTCTAaatcaaaaaaaaatttctgtttatTCAAGCTCTTCTTCTCCCTGTTAGTTAGACTGGCGGTTGGTATCTTCATGATTTACAGCAGTATCTACTTCATCCTCTCCTTCTGCGTCATCGTCGGAACTCTCAAGGTAAAGTTAATTCAAAGTGAAATTTATGTGATCTCTCTTAAATGTCTCTCCTTATCGCTTTCGACGTTTTGCATTTAGCTTAATGGCGAATGCTTGCTGGAGATCTTCGATTGGTCCGTCTGTGGTATGATAGGAACAAAATGTGTGGCATCGTCTATGTTTGTGATTGGTCTTGAAGTTCGGGGTTTCAAAGAAGGAAATCATACTTAAAAAACATCAGTAATGTTTATCGACATATGGTCATTTTGATGAGGTTTGATTGgctgattgattttgggttttctggcatcctgatttgAGGAGGTTTGACAAGGACCCCTCCCACAAAGCGAAATAGAAGTTCAAAAAGTGCGAACATCCCAGCTGCTTGCCAGAGGTTCTTACGCTTCGGGTTGCTAATCATAAAATCAACTAAAAAAGTTCATCATATTGTTTACATACGTAAATCATACGGTACTTAGAAAAGAGAAACATTATGTGTAATTGAGAAAGTTGCACTTAAGAAAAAAGAAAGTTGAAACATTTTATATACtcaaaaataagtttaaaacatTTTGTATACTTTAGAGAAGTCacgctgaaaaaaaaatcatgcatagaGAATTcctaccatttaaaaaaaataaataaataaataaataaataaaaaaaaaaaaaggttaaggttGCGCCACATATGAATTAATTAGCAGTCCTTATCCTCTTGAATCACACCCTTGATGTTTCTGAATCCCTAATATTCCACTAAACTAAAACTGAATTCTTAAATTAAAAAATCTTGCAAATCGTAATACGGCAAAATAATTTCGCTAAAAATCTAGTTAGAATATAGCTATTTACATTAGCGACTGCTTTGAAGATTTGTGCCACCCATCAGAGATGCACCAACCTTGGCTTTATCCATTCAATTCCAAAGAAAACTAGAGGGGCGCTTGGTAGAGAGTATGCTTTCGCTAGACCAAgccgtcttattttgctcttaactccactgcgtactgtTACTAtgacatattttctttaaaatctattggatttgtccttgggtcatacccctcatgttcaccaagtttcattgaaattgattcagtagtttttgcgaaatgttgttcacaaataaaatgtaaactaacaaaatatttgccatttactaacATTGCGATtaaattttcaaagtactgctgcttaCTTTTACTTCTATATACTTTgctcaaaatgttacagattcatccttgaatcatacccaacataactaccaagtttgatcaaaatcggtaaagtagtttttgtgtaaacttGCTCACAAGCAAATAAAGTCACTTCCTCCAAATCCCCTGATCAAATactttaactaaaaaaaaactcttttgcaGAGACAAGAGCTATTCATCTCTGTCTTGCGCATTCACTCCTTCGCTTCCTGGATATTCAGGTCTTCGTATTCCTCCTCCTAAAACTTCTTAATCACAAACATTTCCCCGACACTATCGTTCTCCATTCTTcccacatgcccaaaccatcttaaaaaacaatgttttatccctttgcctacattgaCCATTTTACTCTTATCCATCTCTATCATTCTTGCCTTTTTAATACTTCTCACGCGCAAAATACCCAAATAATTCACTTAACACTTGCACCTTTCATTTTATTCCACTCCACATATAATGTAAAGGAAAGTTAACATAGTGAACCCTTCTTGTAATCCAATTCTATTCCTACTCTACTCTTCACACCATTTTCTTTCCTTCCTCCTGTTGTGACTCAGCTTTCTTTCATCCTACCATCATTCATTATGTTTACCTTAAAATATCTGTCAAATGACTGCATTCTTCTATATTTAATAGTGAGTCATTTTCGTTTTAACAACGGtggcataaaattaaaaaaaaaattattttgaatagcaTAAAGAATCATTCTTCAATTTCCCTTTGTTTAATATCCAAATATTCTAAAGaataaagatttatattttttatagatatgagATTACTATGTCGTGATAATCTTTACATctataacatgaaaaataaatagatatttatatttttctataagtATGAGATGACTGTCGTGAGGATTTTTACTCTTCTAACAATAATATCTaagtgataaaaaagaaagaaattatgaaaacatCGCTTGTCGACGAGCGAAGAacgattatttctctctctctctctctctctctctctctctctctctctctgtagttaaaTATAAAATCACATTGAGCCTTTTGGCAGAGACATATGCTTAGTAAACTTCCGCAATGTGGTCTCTCACGACCATGAAATTATTCATGACTTGCTTCCatcgtccttatttcctttcctcactgggctattttccctgttggagcctttgggcttatagtacactgcttttccaactagggttatagcttagcaagtaacagtaataatgataataataatgataataataataataataataataataaaaataatgataataataataataataataataaagataataataataataataataataataataagggaaaaatGGACAAGCAATAAGCGCCCTTATCAGGGAAATATCCCTAGAATACTGGCCGTCTTTTGTTAAATCGTATTCTTAGaccatatttgtttgtttgtacaagagagagagagagagagagagaggtggtggtggTGGCTGCGTAAGTCACCACGAGAATCGGGAGAGAGGTGGATAGATTGAAGGGGTGAATTAGGACGTGAGCTTGAATAGCTTTGAATCCACAAATAGCCTCATGTACGATTCAAACATGCAttcctcatgatatatatatatatatatatatatgtatatatatatatacatatatatatatatatatatgtatatatatatatacatatatatatatatatatatatgtatatatatatatacagagagagagagagagagagagagagagagagattgatagatatgtatgtacatactgtatgtatgtatatataaatgtgtatgcatttgtatatatgttcattgtacacacgcaaacacacacacacacacacacacacatatatatatatatatatatattcatatatatatatatatataatgtatatattcatatatatacatatatatatatatatatatatatctatatataaacatatatacacatatatttatatatattcatatatatatatatatagtttatatatatatatatatatatgtatatatatatatataaatgtattatatatctacatttatgcatacacatgaatgcctaatatatatatatatatatatatatgtgtgtgtgtgtgtgtatgtgtgtgtgtttgttcgtgtctgtgtgtgtatgttcgtgtacgTGTGATAGGAGTTAGACAGGTAGACctcgtctctcctaaattattcacatcatgcttagaagaagtttttaagaactaAGATTGGAAATATGAAGGTATTAACGTTTATGGGCAAAGCCTTAATAACTTGAGatgtgcagatgacatagttttatttagtgaatcatgggaggaatttcaaatgatagaagatttgagtgtcgaaagcagaaatgtaggactgaaatgaatatgagtgaaactaaggtaatattcaatggaaatgcagggacaacaaataagagttatttaCGAACCTCTTGAAATTGTTAATGAAGATACATACTTAGGAAAAACAGTTAGtgttccccaggacataagaccgaaatcaAAAGGATATGTATgggttggagagcttttggtaaataaaatgcgattatgaaaagtaaaatgcaactgtCTTCAAAAAGAAATGTATCTAATCAATTGGTCTTACCAATATTAACTTGaggatcagaaactttgagccttattaaaaccttagaacataagctagttacaacttaaggagcaatggaaagaataatgatgggactaacattaagcgatagaaaaagagcaacatggatacgagagcaaactaaagtagaggatattctaacaccatgtaaggtAAAGACAAGGACGTGGGTAGGACATATAGTGAAAATGACAGATAAAATATGGACAAAGAGAATAAGAGAATGTGTCCATagaaattgcaaacgaaacaggggaaggaagagaagacaatggattgacgagctaagaaaattttctggtatatagACTAGTATAGATAAGACCacacgtttgaggcctttgtcctgccgtggactagcaatagctactgatgatgatatataatatatacagcatatatgtatatatatatatatatatatgtatatatgtgtgtgtgtgtgtgtatgtatatatatataaatgtgtatagatacatatatgtatatctatatatatatatatatgtgtgtgtgtgtgtgtgtgtgcgtgtgtgtgtatgtatatgtatatatacatatatatcaatacagatatatatatatatatatatagagagagagagagagagagagagagagagagagagaaatacatatatatatatatatacatatgtatatatgtgtgtatatatacatattatatatatacatatgatatgtatatatatatatatatgtgtgtgtgtgtgtgtgtgtgtggtaaaactTACACCCACCCAGCCCCTAAAATCATAGGAATAAACATTTTGTCCGAGTATATAACAGAGACGGATGTCGTCATATAAACAAGTGGCACCATGCACGAGATGGACATATTAacaacacccctccccccccccaccaacccatTCCTAAAGAAGGATGTatgtttattatcattgataaaaggaagagatttacaagcccaatgagtcaagttcaactcttacagagctggccaaagGATGTGTGAATATATGGCAGAATTAGAAGCACCCGTATGCAAGAGAGGcaccatgtatgagagagagagagagagagagagagagagagagagagagagagagcatggttttACGACAGAATGGGATACTGATTAAATCATTGTGAGGCAGAGTTCCCTGCTCTCAAAGACTTGGCACAGTGCCTTAGCCAAGGCAACAACTGTTGCAAGATGTTATGGCGTCCCGAATATCTGCGCCTCGTTTATGTCAAATTATCTGTCATAGCGTATGCATGTTTAATCCCTCTTTACCTGGGAGTGAAATACACGCGTCAGGTGGTCTGATTCGCTCCAACTGGGCCGATAGGTTAGTAGgtcaaaaataagaggaagaagaaaaagtgagGGATATTTGTATTGTCCTTCAGTTGGTGCTGTCTATCAAGtttgttctgtcttgtttttcaaGTTTGCTGTTTAATAGTTCCAGGTTACGACGTTATAAATAAAATTTACGTCGAGTTCTTTGAAAGCTTAAAATTCATAGCTAGCTTTGAACTCATTGGCAGCTTTGAATTACCGATTAGTTTGTACCTGTGCACAGCCTCTAAATTATTTATAGCTTTGATTCATTTGAAAGTTCAATACTCAGCAACAGCTTTGAACTTACTGACAGCTTCGCCATTTTCAGTCGCTttagaaatatagatatttttaagcTCACAGACAGCTTCAGACTTGCAAACAACTTAAAACCCATTGGCAGTTTCAAGATCATAGATTACTTTGAAATTATAAATAGCTTAGTACTCATTCATAGCCTTAACTGTTGGCTTTCAAAACATTgtaatgctagaaaaaaaaaaaaaccgctaacaTTGTACAAGGAACGTGAGCAGTTTAATAGTCAATTGAACCTACGCCATATATGGATTTCGAAATAAATTTCGAATAGAAAGGATGAACACATTGAATGGTGAATGATGCAATATGTGTAACGAATTTGTTATGTTGCTAATGAGTCTTTGTGTAAGTGTGTGAAGCTGCTAACGTTGTGCAAGTTTTCTGCTCAGGTCCATCAGTTTATATCAAACTGATGGAACAAACATCAGCAATATGTTAATAAGACTTTTTCccttaatatttaaagtaattaataacaatatatcatGCTGCCTAATTACATCTTATAGCAAGGAACaacattcatttacattttttgtggagttcttaagccctgtccacacgatcgagcatgcccgacgggctaACAGTGatgccaggccacaatagttagtaagaatgagggttaatgacgtcagaagcgggaaaactaaaggcagggatctggcaacactgtatgatgccagatccctgtctgtggttttcccgcttctgacgtcattaaccctcattcttactaactattgtggcctggcatcactgtttgcccgtcgggcatgctcgatcgtgtggacagggctttagagacTCGGTATGGGAGTATGTATGGAAAAAGGTTAGGTTAGTACTCTTTCGGGGCTGTTTGTGTCAAGGAGGTTAAATGGTTGGTTTGTGCCCCATTGCGGGGTATACAAAATACCTTTGTATTTATTGCCATTATTTCTAATTAGTTTGATTCTCAAGTCCTTTGTTATGGTTACAAAATAAAGTTGTGTATTCCACACAGACTTACAAATGAAAGAACTATACGTTTGAATaacatatggtaatatatatatatatatatatatatatacatatgtatatatatgtatatatatacatatatgtatacatatatatatatatatatatatatatatatatatatattataagcctaTGATTTCTCGATGATATTGTATCCCTAATTTAGGAGAAAGCCTATTCAATTCCAGTGTGTTGATGTTCAGCATAAATCACATCCAATCATGTCCTTGGGTCACTGTGTGAGTACATTGCAGAGCTAGTATCTCACTTAATTTGCTGGTTATATTCTATAACACAGTGTTAAATTTCTAGCTTCAGTCgtagttattaatataattaaacagCATTTATAATTATCCTCTAAGATCTTTGTATTTTTCTTTGCAGAGAACACCTAAACTACTAAACGGCTGGGTTGTCTTCACTAGCATGCACATGTTCCTCATCCTAGCCGACTTGCTGTACACCCTAGCTTTCACCACACTGATCCACCTTTGCACCTCCCTAGCCCTGCTAGTTGTGGTGATATACACTTGGGCAGTTGTCAAGTCTTTCATGTACAAACTTCATGATGAAAAGATGAGCCGGCCATCCTTCGGCAATATGGAGCCTTTCGATGAAACCGTTGACGGAATCCACATGGAGCCAATTCCAGTCCAGGTGTGACAGGGGAACGGAAATCCAGGGAACTGGTTAACAAAATCTGTGGAACTCAAATATTTGAGTTTTTTCTATTCAGTGGTTGATTATCCCACTGGTTTGTTTTTTTGGCATCGGCTGCACTCTGAATTTGAAGAGTGCAAACGAGGGAGCAATCAATGGAGACCGGAAAACATTATAGATAAGGACACCATTAGCTTGAGGTAGCGTCCATTGACTGCAGTTAGAAAACCACAAGGGTTGTTCGACTGTGGCAGTCCTTCAAGGACTTTGGATGACTAGGTCCTTGAGGTTGCAGGCTATGCTTACAAGGTGTCTCACAAATATTTTAGATTTAGATTTCTATTTTGACCCCTTGAATAACCTGAAGTTGACTTATCCGATCATGACCGTAAAAATCTAATATTGATTTAATTAATATACATATCTGCTTGGTATGTGATCAATGGGATGCTTCCATAATTCTAGATCAAAGATACTGAGCAGACATTTTCATTAATCGCTTTGTGtttaatatataaaactatatgttcTTTCTAGTAAAATATGATACGGAATAAGTTAACGTTTTTGTTGCAATCACTAAAATATTATGCTAATTATTAACAAATCCTGCATTCACTCTCCTATTGAGTATTTTGCATTTTCCCAAGTAAATAACTTGTATTTTCGATAttcgttaaaaataaaaatattggcaATGTTTTTTCAACGcatttttcaaataaaaacctTTTTATTTAAGACAAATGTAATAACATGTGTTATCTTTTCATGCAAACAACTTTTGCCATTGATTCAATTACCAAAGATTTATCCTCAAGATAATGCTTTCTTAGGATAAAATGTATTAGCAGGATTCCCTTCTCACATCTTTTCTACGTAAATAGTTATTTGTTTAGGTTAGAATATATTGGTATGGATTTTACTTCCGCAcaaacaaatatctatctatcagaGGACTTtccccaattttcgggggtagccaacatcaaaggaacaaagggggacctttccttCCTCCCCTCCTCCCAGCCTTACTTCTATGGTGAATTTCCTTTTCGACAACTCGTCGCATGAACCATACAAATTATTACCGAGGTATTCAACTTTCTTATCTATACCTCATTATACCTCATCAATTTGACAATCTGCAGGTGTCCACGCATGACTTATTTTAATAAATCTTCTCATCCCTAATGTCATTTAAGTTATT
This genomic stretch from Palaemon carinicauda isolate YSFRI2023 chromosome 12, ASM3689809v2, whole genome shotgun sequence harbors:
- the LOC137650525 gene encoding uncharacterized protein; amino-acid sequence: MAVISCPVPSSNSTGVDDVESAANLFEAEEEASRVEKRSVGAACGSVKNETLNETSVIECPWFPRPELESLGLTEEYSFRLAVGIFMIYSSIYFILSFCVIVGTLKRTPKLLNGWVVFTSMHMFLILADLLYTLAFTTLIHLCTSLALLVVVIYTWAVVKSFMYKLHDEKMSRPSFGNMEPFDETVDGIHMEPIPVQV